The following are encoded together in the Peromyscus maniculatus bairdii isolate BWxNUB_F1_BW_parent chromosome 22, HU_Pman_BW_mat_3.1, whole genome shotgun sequence genome:
- the Slc35f6 gene encoding solute carrier family 35 member F6 isoform X2, protein MAWTKYQLFLAGLMLVTGSINTLSAKWADNFRAEGCGGDKDHSFQHPFLQAVGMFLGEFSCLAAFYLLQCRARRQSDSSVETQQPFSALLFLPPALCDMTGTSLMYVALNMTSASSFQMLRGAVIIFTGLFSVAFLGRRLAPSQWLGILATIAGLVVVGLADLLSKHDSQHKLSDVITGDLLIIMAQIIVAIQMVLEEKFVYRHNVHPLRAVGIEGFFGFVILSLLLVPMYYIPAGSFSGNPRGTLEDALDAFCQVGRQPLIALALLGNISSIAFFNFAGISVTKELSATTRMVLDSLRTVVIWALSLALGWEAFHPLQILGFVILLTGTALYNGLHRPLLACLRRGWRVPSQEGEQERLLGDSRTPINDAS, encoded by the exons ATGGCCTGGACTAAGTACCAGCTGTTCCTGGCCGGGCTCATGCTGGTCACCGGCTCCATCAACACGCTTTCAGCAAA GTGGGCCGACAACTTCAGAGCCGAAGGCTGTGGGGGAGACAAGGATCACAGCTTCCAGCATCCCTTCCTCCAG GCAGTGGGCATGTTCCTGGGAGAGTTCTCGTGCCTCGCCGCCTTCTACCTGCTCCAGTGCCGCGCCAGAAGGCAGTCCGACTCCAGCGTAGAGACCCAGCAGCCCTTCAGTGCCCTGCTTTTCCTGCCGCCAGCCCTCTGCGACATGACTGGAACCAGCCTCATGTACGTGG CCCTGAACATGACCAGTGCCTCGAGCTTCCAGATGCTGCGGGGTGCGGTGATCATCTTCACGGGCCTGTTCTCAGTGGCCTTCCTGGGCCGGAGGCTGGCACCAAGCCAGTGGCTGGGCATCCTGGCCACCATTGCGGGACTGGTGGTGGTCGGCCTCGCTGACCTCCTCAGCAAGCATGACAGTCAGCACAAGCTCAGCGACGTCATCACAG GTGACTTGTTGATCATCATGGCCCAGATCATCGTTGCCATCCAGATGGTGCTGGAGGAGAAGTTTGTCTACAGACACAACGTCCACCCACTCAGGGCAGTGGGCATCgagg GCTTCTTCGGCTTCGTGATTCTCTCACTGCTCCTGGTGCCCATGTACTACATCCCAGCCGGCTCCTTCAGTGGGAACCCCCGTGGGACGCTGGAGGATGCCCTGGATGCCTTCTGCCAGGTCGGCCGCCAGCCCCTGATCGCCCTGGCTCTGCTGGGCAACATCAGCAGCATCGCCTTCTTCAACTTTGCGGGCATCAGCGTCACCAAGGAACTGAGTGCCACCACCCGCATGGTGCTGGACAGCCTGCGCACCGTGGTCATCTGGGCCTTGAGCCTGGCGCTGGGCTGGGAGGCCTTCCACCCGCTGCAGATCCTCGGTTTCGTCATCCTCCTCACGGGCACCGCCCTCTACAACGGGCTGCACCGCCCACTGCTAGCCTGCCTGCGCAGGGGCTGGCGTGTGCCCTCCCAAGAGGGTGAACAAGAGAGACTGCTGGGTGACAGCCGGACTCCCATCAATGACGCCAGCTGA
- the Slc35f6 gene encoding solute carrier family 35 member F6 isoform X1 — MLAFPIPAPLYTVIPMAHLGPWIHPSIRWADNFRAEGCGGDKDHSFQHPFLQAVGMFLGEFSCLAAFYLLQCRARRQSDSSVETQQPFSALLFLPPALCDMTGTSLMYVALNMTSASSFQMLRGAVIIFTGLFSVAFLGRRLAPSQWLGILATIAGLVVVGLADLLSKHDSQHKLSDVITGDLLIIMAQIIVAIQMVLEEKFVYRHNVHPLRAVGIEGFFGFVILSLLLVPMYYIPAGSFSGNPRGTLEDALDAFCQVGRQPLIALALLGNISSIAFFNFAGISVTKELSATTRMVLDSLRTVVIWALSLALGWEAFHPLQILGFVILLTGTALYNGLHRPLLACLRRGWRVPSQEGEQERLLGDSRTPINDAS, encoded by the exons ATGCTAGCATTCCCAATACCAGCTCCGTTGTACACCGTGATTCCCATGGCCCATCTTGGACCCTGGATTCATCCGTCCATCAG GTGGGCCGACAACTTCAGAGCCGAAGGCTGTGGGGGAGACAAGGATCACAGCTTCCAGCATCCCTTCCTCCAG GCAGTGGGCATGTTCCTGGGAGAGTTCTCGTGCCTCGCCGCCTTCTACCTGCTCCAGTGCCGCGCCAGAAGGCAGTCCGACTCCAGCGTAGAGACCCAGCAGCCCTTCAGTGCCCTGCTTTTCCTGCCGCCAGCCCTCTGCGACATGACTGGAACCAGCCTCATGTACGTGG CCCTGAACATGACCAGTGCCTCGAGCTTCCAGATGCTGCGGGGTGCGGTGATCATCTTCACGGGCCTGTTCTCAGTGGCCTTCCTGGGCCGGAGGCTGGCACCAAGCCAGTGGCTGGGCATCCTGGCCACCATTGCGGGACTGGTGGTGGTCGGCCTCGCTGACCTCCTCAGCAAGCATGACAGTCAGCACAAGCTCAGCGACGTCATCACAG GTGACTTGTTGATCATCATGGCCCAGATCATCGTTGCCATCCAGATGGTGCTGGAGGAGAAGTTTGTCTACAGACACAACGTCCACCCACTCAGGGCAGTGGGCATCgagg GCTTCTTCGGCTTCGTGATTCTCTCACTGCTCCTGGTGCCCATGTACTACATCCCAGCCGGCTCCTTCAGTGGGAACCCCCGTGGGACGCTGGAGGATGCCCTGGATGCCTTCTGCCAGGTCGGCCGCCAGCCCCTGATCGCCCTGGCTCTGCTGGGCAACATCAGCAGCATCGCCTTCTTCAACTTTGCGGGCATCAGCGTCACCAAGGAACTGAGTGCCACCACCCGCATGGTGCTGGACAGCCTGCGCACCGTGGTCATCTGGGCCTTGAGCCTGGCGCTGGGCTGGGAGGCCTTCCACCCGCTGCAGATCCTCGGTTTCGTCATCCTCCTCACGGGCACCGCCCTCTACAACGGGCTGCACCGCCCACTGCTAGCCTGCCTGCGCAGGGGCTGGCGTGTGCCCTCCCAAGAGGGTGAACAAGAGAGACTGCTGGGTGACAGCCGGACTCCCATCAATGACGCCAGCTGA